In one window of Bemisia tabaci chromosome 4, PGI_BMITA_v3 DNA:
- the LOC140223791 gene encoding cytoplasmic FMR1-interacting protein-like translates to MGSAVGTCETEVLSGSIQNELLEDGLEHAVMLYTWRCCSGAIPQSKSNEQPNWVEIYEKTVEVLAPEVNKLLNIMYFQVRAKTGDGAYIAQLCDLLFI, encoded by the exons aTGGGAAGTGCGGTGGGAACCTGTGAAACCGAAGTTCTGAGTGGATCTATACAG AATGAACTGTTGGAAGATGGCTTGGAACATGCGGTCATGCTGTACACGTGGCGATGTTGCTCTGGAGCCATACCGCAATCAAAGTCCAATGAGCAGCCGAACTGGGTGGAAATCTATGAAAAGACTGTTGAAGTATTAGCTCCTGAAGTGAACAAGCTGCTTAATATCATGTATTTTCAG GTCCGTGCAAAAACTGGTGATGGTGCCTATATTGCACAACTGTGtgatcttttatttatttag
- the LOC109040496 gene encoding V-type proton ATPase subunit H-like, producing the protein MAPEPLDISEHELLFKATNLSKLASIDLSQEDRSRVEIFAEYCAKKREPICGQFLNLLNGSDGFIVNMSARIIAKIACWNPSANLLDSSDFTFT; encoded by the exons atggCGCCAGAGCCACTGGATATCTCTGAGCATGAGTTGCTCTTCAAAGCAACCAATTTATCCAAACTGGCCTCCATAGATTTGTCTCAG GAGGACAGGTcaagagttgaaatatttgccGAGTATTGTGCTAAGAAGCGAGAACCTATTTGCGGTCAGTTTTTGAACTTGTTAAATGGATCTGATGGATTCATTGTGAATATGTCTGCCAGAATAATCGCCAAGATTGCCTGTTGGAACCCATCTGCCAATTTACTTGACAGCTCTGATTTCACTTTTACCTGA